The following proteins are encoded in a genomic region of Burkholderia cepacia:
- a CDS encoding type II toxin-antitoxin system RelE/ParE family toxin, translating into MRLSDFAIAELEAIADYIARDNPQRAVTFVREMRDKCLGLAGMPLAFPLVPRFERHGVRHRVYGNYQIFYRSVGDPPEQIDILHILHGARDYASILF; encoded by the coding sequence GTGCGCCTGTCAGATTTCGCGATTGCTGAACTCGAAGCGATTGCCGATTACATCGCGCGTGACAATCCGCAACGAGCCGTGACCTTCGTGCGGGAGATGCGCGACAAGTGTCTGGGTCTTGCCGGGATGCCGCTGGCTTTTCCGCTGGTGCCGCGCTTCGAGCGTCACGGCGTGCGGCACCGCGTGTACGGCAACTATCAGATCTTCTATCGGAGCGTCGGTGATCCGCCTGAGCAGATCGATATTCTTCACATCCTGCACGGCGCGCGGGATTACGCGTCGATTCTGTTCTGA
- a CDS encoding aldo/keto reductase, which produces MEYVRLGQSGLKVSRLCLGTMNMGTPEWKPWIFDEAQSEPIVRRALDAGVNFIDLADFYSTGVGEEVVGRILKRNARREELVVTTKVGYDMGSYPNAGGHSRKHVLDGIDASLKRLGMDYVDIFMLHFFDVNTPVEETMSALHDIVRAGKARYIGVSTMYTWQFAKIMQACERNGWDKPINMQLQLNLAYREEEREMVPYCIDQGVGVSVFSPLARGLLTCEPQSTRNQTDFFTAQMYGDASSLAIAASVAKVAKRRGVPPAQIAQAWVLSRPGIASMLVGADSVAQFDSALGALETQLTEEELHELERNYTPCDLINDYTAGKRIARESRPAQGSFATD; this is translated from the coding sequence ATGGAATACGTCCGCCTCGGCCAGTCAGGCCTGAAGGTGTCCCGCCTGTGCCTCGGCACGATGAACATGGGCACCCCCGAATGGAAGCCCTGGATCTTCGACGAAGCGCAGAGCGAGCCGATCGTGCGCCGCGCGCTCGACGCCGGCGTGAACTTCATCGATCTCGCGGATTTCTATTCGACGGGCGTCGGCGAGGAAGTGGTCGGCCGCATCCTGAAGCGCAATGCGCGCCGCGAGGAGCTCGTCGTGACGACCAAGGTCGGCTACGACATGGGCAGCTACCCGAACGCCGGCGGCCATTCGCGCAAGCACGTGCTGGACGGCATCGACGCTTCGCTGAAGCGGCTCGGGATGGATTACGTCGACATCTTCATGCTGCACTTCTTCGACGTGAACACGCCCGTCGAGGAGACGATGAGCGCGCTCCACGACATCGTGCGCGCGGGCAAGGCGCGCTATATCGGCGTATCGACGATGTACACGTGGCAGTTCGCGAAGATCATGCAGGCCTGCGAACGAAACGGCTGGGACAAGCCGATCAACATGCAGCTGCAGCTGAACCTCGCGTATCGCGAGGAAGAGCGCGAAATGGTGCCGTACTGCATCGACCAGGGCGTCGGCGTGTCGGTATTCAGCCCGCTCGCGCGCGGCCTGCTGACCTGCGAGCCGCAATCGACGCGCAACCAGACCGACTTCTTCACCGCGCAGATGTACGGCGATGCATCGTCGCTCGCAATTGCCGCATCGGTCGCGAAGGTCGCGAAGCGCCGCGGCGTGCCGCCCGCGCAGATCGCGCAGGCCTGGGTGCTGAGCCGCCCGGGCATCGCGAGCATGCTGGTCGGCGCGGATTCCGTCGCGCAATTCGACAGCGCGCTCGGCGCGCTCGAAACGCAGCTCACCGAAGAAGAGCTGCACGAGCTGGAACGCAACTACACGCCGTGCGACCTGATCAACGACTACACGGCCGGCAAGCGCATCGCGCGCGAGTCGCGTCCGGCGCAGGGCAGTTTCGCGACGGACTGA
- a CDS encoding LysR family transcriptional regulator: MRRLPSLIALRFFEETARHLSFNRAAVSLCVTQGAVSRQIRLLEEALGARLFERDHKGVRLTDAGQRLLPFIGQAFDTIERGVDEVAATRPGAKRRLTVSLPPTFATQWFSPRLGTLAEALPDVELSIRTEPADDCHCHIRFGRAARSGMQSELLMMERHALVGAPRYRGDALDVLLGRLPSLHVLHEGKRLTLWADWCEQAGVPLARIGDGIEFSTLEQAIRAARKGAGLAVVDLNMIEEEIAEGSLVRLSPVQPIGPFGYWLDVEPESVAVEHVVAFAAWMRGQAGRKGEGATVGRG, translated from the coding sequence ATGCGACGCCTGCCATCGTTGATCGCATTGCGATTTTTCGAGGAGACCGCGCGTCACCTGAGCTTCAACCGTGCGGCAGTTTCGCTGTGCGTGACGCAGGGGGCGGTGAGCCGGCAGATCCGGCTGCTCGAGGAAGCGCTCGGCGCGCGGCTGTTCGAGCGCGATCACAAGGGCGTGCGCCTGACCGATGCCGGCCAGCGGTTGCTGCCGTTCATCGGGCAGGCGTTCGACACGATCGAACGCGGCGTCGACGAAGTCGCCGCCACGCGGCCGGGTGCGAAGCGGCGTCTGACGGTGTCGCTGCCGCCGACGTTCGCGACGCAGTGGTTTTCGCCGCGGCTCGGCACGCTCGCGGAGGCGCTGCCCGACGTCGAGTTGTCGATCCGCACCGAGCCGGCCGACGATTGTCATTGCCACATCCGCTTCGGGCGCGCGGCGCGCTCGGGGATGCAGTCGGAGCTGCTGATGATGGAGCGGCATGCGCTCGTCGGCGCGCCGCGTTATCGCGGTGACGCGCTCGACGTGCTGCTCGGCCGGCTGCCGTCGCTGCATGTGCTGCACGAAGGCAAGCGCCTGACGCTGTGGGCCGACTGGTGCGAGCAGGCGGGCGTGCCGCTGGCGCGGATCGGCGACGGTATCGAGTTTTCCACGCTCGAACAGGCGATCCGCGCGGCGCGCAAGGGCGCGGGGCTCGCGGTGGTCGACCTGAACATGATCGAGGAGGAGATCGCCGAGGGCAGCCTCGTGCGACTGTCTCCGGTGCAGCCGATCGGGCCGTTCGGCTATTGGCTCGATGTCGAGCCGGAGAGTGTCGCCGTCGAGCACGTGGTTGCGTTTGCCGCGTGGATGCGGGGGCAGGCGGGACGGAAGGGGGAGGGGGCGACTGTGGGACGCGGCTGA
- a CDS encoding LysR family transcriptional regulator, with protein MKMLDHDVLATVVAVAETGNMTRAAEAVNRSQSAVSMQIKSLEDAIGRPLFVRKPRSIVLTREGEVLLGFARRMLALRDEAWAAVVRPEVTGKVVIGVPDDYASSLLPSVLKKFSATYPKVEIQVMGLPSSALAPLIKEGTVDLVCGTRIKGLSGDFIRHEPMAWAAMTNGPRVWEERPLPIAVFMPGSVARENAIRSLERAKVPYRTSYESPSLLGLLSMVEAGLAVAPLARCAIPAQLSMLGRAHGLPDLPPLELILARSTKSKRPPCDFLAEQLMEDLQRPTGQTSDA; from the coding sequence ATGAAGATGCTCGATCACGACGTGCTGGCCACCGTCGTCGCCGTCGCGGAGACCGGCAACATGACCCGCGCCGCCGAGGCGGTGAACCGCTCACAGTCGGCCGTGAGCATGCAGATCAAGAGCCTGGAAGACGCGATCGGCCGGCCGCTGTTCGTGCGCAAGCCGCGCAGCATCGTGCTGACGCGCGAAGGCGAGGTACTGCTGGGATTCGCCAGACGAATGCTGGCGCTGCGCGACGAGGCGTGGGCGGCCGTGGTGCGGCCGGAAGTGACCGGTAAAGTCGTGATCGGCGTGCCGGACGACTATGCGTCGTCGCTGCTGCCGTCGGTCCTGAAGAAGTTCTCGGCGACCTACCCGAAGGTCGAGATCCAGGTGATGGGGCTGCCGAGCAGCGCGCTCGCGCCGCTGATCAAGGAGGGCACCGTCGACCTCGTCTGCGGCACACGCATCAAGGGGTTGTCGGGCGACTTCATCCGCCACGAGCCGATGGCATGGGCCGCGATGACGAACGGGCCGCGCGTGTGGGAAGAGCGGCCGCTGCCGATCGCAGTGTTCATGCCGGGTAGCGTCGCGCGCGAGAACGCGATCCGCAGCCTCGAACGCGCGAAGGTGCCGTACCGCACCTCCTATGAAAGCCCGAGCCTGCTCGGGCTGCTCAGCATGGTCGAGGCCGGCCTCGCGGTCGCGCCGCTCGCGCGCTGCGCGATCCCCGCGCAACTGTCGATGCTCGGCCGCGCGCACGGGCTGCCCGACCTGCCGCCGCTCGAACTGATACTCGCGCGCAGCACGAAATCGAAGCGCCCGCCGTGCGACTTTCTCGCGGAACAGTTGATGGAAGACCTGCAGCGGCCGACCGGGCAGACCAGCGACGCGTGA
- a CDS encoding DUF3422 family protein, which produces MIDHPLRAALAAELHARPFLRLAEAVSLTHYAIYADGQPDIHETLLHALCRDTGIAAPHEGATHYAVQSPSGWHLKWERHTEFSTFTFVATRRDTGYFDDLAIEGIPAAWFARLAGIRFVAVRMELLTGDAARLVCGDLRRWIDGPALVGSNVLGGGKVFCDWHVRDDGFMRFLVVDEDFREEQGGRLLQRLHEIETYRMMALLALPVARRMSRELDEIHAALHALMQRMDASGADGDDTALLVKLTHLAVRVESLSGSGARFSASRAYEKLVLARIHELREERIEGMPTIAEFMERRFAPAMETCRSVWARHEQIAARIARAVDLLRTRVNLAQEKDVTRLLAGMERTARNQLHLQHAVEGLSVAAISYYVLSLATAAFKALHVMNLPVDPELAEGLLIAPVVFAVIHITRRTRAQLARSEAAHDGTVVHAAAMKQVG; this is translated from the coding sequence ATGATCGACCATCCGTTGCGCGCCGCACTGGCCGCGGAATTGCACGCCCGGCCGTTCCTGCGGCTCGCCGAAGCCGTGTCGCTCACGCATTACGCGATCTACGCGGACGGCCAACCCGACATCCACGAAACGTTGCTGCACGCGCTGTGCCGCGATACCGGCATCGCCGCGCCGCACGAAGGCGCGACGCACTACGCGGTGCAGTCGCCAAGCGGCTGGCACCTGAAGTGGGAGCGCCACACCGAATTCTCGACCTTCACGTTCGTCGCGACGCGGCGCGACACCGGCTATTTCGACGATCTCGCGATCGAAGGCATTCCGGCTGCATGGTTCGCGCGGCTCGCCGGTATCCGCTTCGTCGCGGTGCGCATGGAGCTGCTGACGGGCGACGCCGCGCGGCTCGTCTGCGGCGACCTGCGCCGCTGGATCGACGGGCCCGCGCTCGTCGGCAGCAACGTGCTCGGCGGCGGCAAGGTGTTCTGCGACTGGCACGTGCGCGACGACGGCTTCATGCGCTTTCTCGTCGTCGACGAGGATTTCCGCGAGGAGCAGGGCGGCCGCCTGCTGCAGCGCCTGCATGAGATCGAAACGTACCGGATGATGGCGTTGCTGGCGCTGCCCGTCGCGCGCCGGATGAGCCGCGAGCTCGACGAGATCCACGCGGCGCTGCACGCATTGATGCAGCGGATGGATGCGAGCGGCGCCGACGGCGACGATACGGCGCTGCTCGTCAAGCTCACGCATCTCGCGGTGCGGGTCGAATCGCTGTCGGGATCGGGCGCGCGCTTCAGCGCGTCGCGGGCGTACGAAAAGCTCGTGCTGGCGCGCATCCACGAGTTGCGCGAGGAGCGCATCGAAGGGATGCCGACGATCGCCGAATTCATGGAGCGTCGTTTTGCACCGGCGATGGAAACATGTCGCAGCGTATGGGCGCGCCACGAACAGATCGCCGCGCGGATTGCGCGGGCGGTCGACTTGCTGCGCACGCGCGTGAACCTCGCGCAGGAAAAGGACGTAACGCGTTTGCTGGCCGGGATGGAGCGCACCGCACGCAACCAGCTGCATCTGCAGCACGCGGTCGAGGGGTTGTCGGTGGCAGCCATTTCGTACTACGTGCTGTCGCTCGCAACGGCGGCGTTCAAGGCGCTGCACGTGATGAACCTGCCGGTCGATCCCGAACTGGCGGAAGGCCTGCTGATCGCGCCGGTCGTGTTCGCGGTGATTCACATCACGCGGCGCACGCGCGCACAGCTGGCGCGATCGGAGGCTGCGCATGACGGCACCGTGGTTCATGCGGCAGCGATGAAGCAGGTCGGTTAG
- a CDS encoding LysR substrate-binding domain-containing protein: protein MPALNALKAFEMAGRTGSFTRAAELLNVTQSAVSRQVRQLEGQLGETLLERRHHQLELTAAGRVLLRALQQSFDKIELTVRSLQEKTHLNRLRANVPPTFAARWLMPRLGRLRDAHPEFELSLTTRIHDSLGESRVLDCAIRFGDGEWDGFDNALLMQEQHIAVCAPALYARLRQEGAPIDLNRFTLLHVLATDDQRYLTWQHWLKAAGITDVDTRGGYEFDLLDHAIRAAIDGLGITIADRHMVARELATGQLMQVLNVHVDGHQSYWFVTRPEQTNLPHIVQFRDWLQQEVWLAKRHLEPSSPLPQVPLA, encoded by the coding sequence ATGCCGGCGCTGAACGCGCTGAAAGCCTTCGAGATGGCCGGCCGCACCGGCAGCTTCACGCGCGCGGCCGAACTGCTCAACGTGACGCAGAGCGCGGTGAGCCGCCAGGTCCGCCAGCTCGAGGGCCAGCTTGGCGAAACCCTGCTCGAGCGCCGTCATCACCAGCTCGAACTGACGGCGGCCGGCCGCGTGCTGCTGCGCGCGCTGCAGCAATCGTTCGACAAGATCGAGCTGACCGTACGCAGCCTGCAGGAAAAAACCCACCTGAACCGCCTGCGCGCGAACGTGCCACCCACCTTCGCCGCGCGCTGGCTGATGCCGCGGCTCGGCCGGCTGCGCGACGCACATCCCGAATTCGAGCTGAGCCTCACGACCCGCATTCACGACAGCCTCGGCGAATCGCGCGTGCTCGACTGCGCGATCCGGTTCGGCGACGGCGAATGGGACGGCTTCGACAACGCCCTGCTGATGCAGGAGCAGCATATCGCCGTCTGCGCGCCCGCGCTGTATGCGCGGCTGCGACAGGAAGGCGCGCCGATCGACCTGAACCGCTTTACGCTGCTGCACGTGCTCGCCACCGACGACCAGCGCTACCTGACCTGGCAGCACTGGCTGAAGGCCGCCGGCATCACCGACGTCGACACGCGCGGCGGCTACGAATTCGACCTCCTCGACCACGCGATCCGCGCGGCAATCGACGGCCTCGGGATCACGATCGCCGATCGCCACATGGTCGCGCGCGAACTCGCGACCGGGCAACTGATGCAGGTGCTTAACGTGCACGTCGACGGCCACCAGTCGTACTGGTTCGTCACACGGCCCGAGCAGACGAACCTGCCGCACATCGTCCAGTTCCGCGACTGGCTGCAGCAGGAAGTGTGGCTCGCGAAGCGCCATCTCGAACCGTCGTCGCCGCTGCCGCAAGTGCCGCTGGCCTGA
- the fae gene encoding formaldehyde-activating enzyme, producing MTASQPRQLYIGEGFEGPGVNLAHINVLVGPRNGPAGQAFATALATPSAGHAPFVVIAQPGVPTKPLTLYVNKAQIANDFHGNATWGASQAGIAKAVAEALENGTLPPEAENDWVVVSANWVNPQTDDLDAVFENNYRACRNAIVAAMEGLPHRDAVFAAARDVSNPFYTPKKN from the coding sequence ATGACCGCATCCCAACCCAGGCAGCTTTACATCGGCGAAGGCTTCGAAGGCCCCGGCGTCAACCTCGCGCACATCAACGTGCTGGTCGGCCCGCGCAACGGCCCGGCGGGCCAGGCGTTCGCCACCGCGCTCGCGACGCCGTCGGCCGGCCACGCGCCGTTCGTCGTGATCGCGCAGCCGGGCGTGCCGACCAAGCCGCTCACGCTGTACGTCAACAAGGCGCAGATCGCCAACGACTTCCACGGCAACGCCACGTGGGGCGCGTCGCAGGCCGGCATCGCGAAGGCCGTGGCCGAAGCGCTCGAGAACGGCACGCTGCCGCCCGAAGCGGAGAACGACTGGGTCGTGGTGTCAGCGAACTGGGTGAACCCGCAGACCGACGATCTCGATGCCGTGTTCGAGAACAACTATCGCGCGTGCCGCAACGCGATCGTCGCCGCGATGGAAGGGCTGCCGCATCGCGACGCGGTATTCGCCGCCGCGCGCGACGTGTCGAACCCGTTCTACACCCCGAAGAAAAACTGA
- a CDS encoding LysR family transcriptional regulator gives MAAIQRPDWSKLSSLDPELIRAFVAVVESGGFTAAARQLHRTQSTISLRIRTLEERLDTHLFMRNSRRLELSRDGENFLIHARRIIQVQNDAILALKQASSDRGVVRFGLPEDYAELWLPDLLKSFYAMRPGARFHVHCRTSLELLERLQAGELDVALVVRHGPNAGGRLLGRHEVVWAAHRDFALGPQASVPLALFPETCCYRQRGLQALATAERPYHVVYTSQSPTGIKIAVNHGAAVTMIDRCTLPENWRVLDETDGLPPLPAADLELHRSPGICDPLTDDLVSLIESMVDERRRASLEAFA, from the coding sequence ATGGCTGCCATTCAAAGGCCCGATTGGTCGAAGCTCAGTTCGCTCGATCCCGAACTGATCCGCGCATTCGTCGCCGTGGTCGAGAGCGGCGGCTTCACCGCGGCGGCCCGGCAACTGCATCGCACGCAATCGACGATCAGCCTGCGCATCCGCACGCTCGAGGAGCGGCTCGACACGCACCTGTTCATGCGCAACAGCCGGCGGCTCGAACTGTCGCGCGACGGCGAGAATTTCCTGATCCATGCGCGCCGCATCATCCAGGTGCAGAACGACGCGATCCTCGCGCTGAAGCAGGCGAGCAGCGACCGCGGCGTCGTGCGCTTCGGGCTGCCCGAGGACTATGCGGAGCTGTGGCTGCCCGACCTGTTGAAGTCGTTCTATGCGATGCGGCCGGGCGCGCGCTTTCACGTGCATTGCCGCACGTCGCTCGAACTGCTCGAACGGCTGCAGGCCGGCGAGCTCGACGTCGCGCTCGTCGTGCGCCACGGGCCGAACGCGGGCGGGCGGCTGCTCGGCCGTCACGAGGTCGTGTGGGCCGCGCACCGGGATTTCGCGCTCGGCCCGCAGGCGTCGGTGCCGCTCGCGCTGTTTCCGGAGACGTGCTGCTACCGGCAGCGCGGGCTGCAGGCGCTCGCGACGGCCGAGCGGCCGTATCACGTCGTCTATACGAGCCAGAGCCCGACCGGCATCAAGATCGCGGTGAACCACGGCGCGGCCGTGACGATGATCGACCGCTGCACGTTGCCCGAGAACTGGCGCGTGCTCGACGAGACGGACGGGCTGCCGCCGCTGCCGGCGGCCGATCTCGAACTGCATCGCTCGCCGGGCATCTGCGATCCGCTGACCGACGATCTGGTGTCGCTGATCGAATCGATGGTCGACGAGCGGCGGCGCGCGTCGCTCGAGGCGTTCGCGTAG
- a CDS encoding type II toxin-antitoxin system ParD family antitoxin, whose protein sequence is MISAELGQQLEAYVAKLVESGRYGSKSEVLREGVRLIQDREAQLNALDAVIARSLADAEAGRGAEAAEVFDRLEAKYRAQADRQA, encoded by the coding sequence ATGATCAGTGCGGAACTGGGCCAGCAACTGGAGGCTTACGTCGCGAAGCTGGTCGAATCGGGGCGTTACGGATCCAAGAGCGAAGTGCTGCGCGAAGGCGTGCGCCTGATCCAGGATCGCGAGGCGCAACTCAATGCGCTGGACGCGGTGATCGCGCGCAGCCTGGCCGATGCGGAAGCCGGACGCGGCGCCGAGGCGGCGGAAGTCTTCGATCGTCTGGAGGCGAAGTACCGGGCCCAGGCCGATCGCCAGGCCTGA
- a CDS encoding NAD-dependent succinate-semialdehyde dehydrogenase, which produces MNEFLRTGHYIGGEWHESHGASDATYPVLNPATGETIAKVAKGGADDTQRAIDAAAHAFPAWRALTAKERGARVKRWGELMLENRDALAELLTREQGKPLAEARGEVAYAASFLEWFAEEAKRMYGDVIPSPKPDSQIVVTREPVGVVAAITPWNFPLAMITRKAGPALAAGCTMVLKPSEETPLSAFALAVLAERAGVPAGVFNVVSGDAVAIGETLTSSSAVRKLSFTGSTRVGKLLAKQSADTLKKLSLELGGNAPFIVFDDADLDAAVTGAIASKFRNTGQTCVCVNRFLVQDGVYDAFTRKLADAVRTLRVGNALAGEVDQGPLINEAALGKVERHVADATAKGAHVLTGGRRHALGGTFYEPTVLTGMTADMLIAEEETFGPVAGCFRFTTEEEAVAAANDTPFGLSAYFYTRDLGRAWRVSGALESGMVGVNDGIISTEVAPFGGVKQSGLGREGSKYGLDEYVELKYTLMAGLGR; this is translated from the coding sequence ATGAACGAATTTCTGAGGACCGGCCATTACATCGGCGGCGAATGGCACGAATCGCATGGCGCGAGCGATGCAACCTATCCGGTGCTGAACCCGGCGACCGGCGAGACGATCGCGAAGGTCGCGAAAGGCGGCGCCGACGACACGCAACGCGCGATCGATGCCGCCGCGCACGCGTTTCCCGCGTGGCGCGCATTGACCGCGAAGGAACGCGGCGCCCGCGTGAAGCGCTGGGGCGAGCTGATGCTCGAGAATCGCGACGCGCTCGCCGAGCTGCTGACGCGCGAGCAAGGCAAGCCGCTCGCGGAAGCGCGCGGCGAAGTCGCGTATGCGGCGAGCTTTCTCGAATGGTTCGCGGAAGAAGCGAAGCGCATGTACGGCGACGTGATCCCGAGCCCGAAGCCGGATTCGCAGATCGTCGTCACGCGCGAGCCGGTCGGCGTCGTCGCGGCGATCACGCCGTGGAATTTCCCGCTCGCGATGATCACGCGCAAGGCCGGCCCCGCGCTCGCGGCCGGCTGCACGATGGTGCTGAAGCCGTCGGAGGAAACGCCGCTGTCGGCGTTCGCGCTCGCGGTGCTCGCCGAGCGCGCGGGCGTGCCGGCCGGTGTGTTCAACGTCGTGTCGGGCGACGCGGTCGCGATCGGCGAGACGCTGACGAGTTCGTCCGCCGTGCGCAAGCTGTCGTTCACGGGCTCGACGCGGGTCGGCAAGCTGCTCGCGAAGCAGTCGGCCGACACGCTGAAGAAGCTGTCGCTCGAACTCGGCGGCAACGCGCCGTTCATCGTGTTCGACGATGCCGATCTCGATGCGGCGGTCACGGGCGCGATCGCGTCGAAGTTCCGCAACACGGGCCAGACCTGCGTGTGCGTGAACCGCTTTCTCGTGCAGGACGGCGTCTACGACGCGTTCACGCGCAAGCTCGCGGACGCCGTGCGCACGCTGCGCGTCGGCAACGCACTCGCGGGTGAAGTGGACCAGGGGCCGCTGATCAACGAGGCGGCGCTCGGCAAGGTCGAGCGGCACGTGGCCGATGCGACCGCGAAGGGCGCCCACGTGCTCACCGGCGGCAGGCGTCACGCGCTCGGCGGCACGTTCTACGAGCCGACCGTGCTGACCGGCATGACGGCCGACATGCTGATCGCCGAAGAGGAAACCTTCGGCCCCGTCGCCGGCTGCTTCCGCTTCACGACCGAGGAAGAGGCCGTCGCCGCGGCCAACGACACGCCGTTCGGGCTATCCGCGTATTTCTACACACGCGACCTCGGCCGTGCGTGGCGCGTGTCGGGTGCGCTGGAGAGCGGGATGGTCGGCGTCAACGACGGGATCATCTCGACCGAAGTCGCGCCGTTCGGCGGCGTCAAGCAATCGGGGCTCGGCCGCGAAGGCTCGAAGTACGGCCTCGACGAATACGTGGAACTCAAGTACACGCTGATGGCCGGCCTCGGCCGCTGA
- a CDS encoding MFS transporter has product MPLPRGAGAPHRPVALDDVPLNRFHVKIAGLTFGAHFTEGYTLGTIGYALAALGKQMPIDAFWMGMIGSSALIGIFFGSLVFGWLSDRMGRQKIFLTSFVIITAAAFAQFFVTSPLELCVLRVLIGFGMGGDFTVGHAILAEFSPRKHRGALLGSFSVIWTIGYVAANVLGLAYGDATPDAWRWLLASAALPALIVLVLRIGTPESPRWLLGKGRVQEARAIVAKHFGPHVMLDGSAEPHANAGFARLFQRDLIRRTLFNCAFFVCLVIPYFAIYTFLPTILKTIGLAEGFGADLLLNAFLVLGALIGIWLTIRLSRRGFLIGSFAVTCASLVALAVLPSSAAVAMIVAFAIFTLTMSAFSNLVGVFPPECFPTEVRACGVGLAIACSRLGSAIGTFLLPAGIATLGFHATMFALAGVLLVGMIVSIAWAPETKHLTLEEASGH; this is encoded by the coding sequence TTGCCGCTGCCGCGTGGCGCCGGTGCGCCGCACCGCCCCGTCGCGCTCGACGACGTGCCGCTCAACCGTTTCCACGTGAAGATCGCCGGCCTCACGTTCGGCGCCCATTTCACCGAAGGCTACACGCTCGGCACGATCGGCTACGCGCTCGCCGCGCTCGGCAAGCAGATGCCGATCGACGCATTCTGGATGGGGATGATCGGCAGCTCGGCGCTGATCGGCATCTTCTTCGGCAGCCTCGTGTTCGGCTGGCTGTCCGACCGGATGGGCCGGCAGAAGATCTTCCTGACGAGCTTCGTGATCATCACGGCGGCCGCGTTCGCGCAGTTCTTCGTCACATCGCCGCTCGAACTGTGCGTGCTGCGCGTGCTGATCGGCTTCGGGATGGGCGGCGACTTCACCGTCGGCCACGCGATCCTCGCCGAGTTCTCTCCGCGCAAGCATCGCGGTGCGCTGCTCGGCTCGTTCAGCGTGATCTGGACGATCGGCTATGTCGCCGCGAACGTACTCGGCCTTGCGTACGGCGATGCCACGCCCGACGCATGGCGCTGGCTGCTCGCGTCGGCTGCGTTGCCTGCGCTGATCGTGCTGGTGCTGCGGATCGGCACGCCCGAATCGCCGCGCTGGCTGCTCGGCAAGGGTCGCGTGCAGGAAGCGCGCGCGATCGTCGCGAAACATTTCGGGCCGCACGTGATGCTCGACGGTTCGGCTGAACCGCATGCGAATGCCGGCTTCGCGCGACTGTTCCAGCGCGACCTGATTCGCCGCACGCTTTTCAACTGCGCGTTCTTCGTGTGCCTCGTGATTCCATATTTCGCGATCTACACGTTCCTGCCGACGATCCTGAAGACGATCGGCCTCGCCGAAGGTTTCGGTGCGGACCTGCTGCTGAACGCGTTTCTCGTGCTGGGTGCGCTGATCGGCATCTGGCTGACGATCCGGCTGTCGCGACGCGGCTTCCTGATCGGCTCGTTCGCGGTGACGTGCGCGTCGCTCGTCGCGCTCGCGGTGCTGCCGTCGTCGGCGGCCGTCGCGATGATCGTCGCATTCGCGATCTTCACGCTGACGATGTCTGCGTTCAGCAACCTCGTCGGCGTGTTCCCGCCCGAGTGCTTCCCGACCGAAGTGCGTGCATGCGGCGTCGGTCTCGCGATCGCGTGCAGCCGGCTTGGTTCGGCGATCGGCACGTTCCTGCTGCCGGCCGGCATCGCGACGCTGGGCTTTCACGCGACGATGTTCGCGCTCGCGGGCGTGCTGCTGGTGGGGATGATCGTGTCGATCGCGTGGGCGCCGGAGACGAAGCATCTGACGCTGGAGGAGGCGTCGGGGCATTGA